A single Klebsiella variicola DNA region contains:
- a CDS encoding PTS mannose/fructose/sorbose/N-acetylgalactosamine transporter subunit IIC has product MVEALLLGLVAFIAQSEYALGTSLISRPIVTGLLTGLVLGDVQTGVIMGATLELAFIGSFSVGASIPPDVVTGGILGVAFAITSGAGTETALLLGLPIATLTLILKNVYLGMFIPMLSQKADGYAERADTRGIERMHLIAGFGLSLMLATVVTVSFLVGSNAVKSLLDTIPEFIKHGLSVATGMIPALGFAMLARLLINKKVAPYFFLGFVLMAYLKIPVTGIAILGAIVAVVMVNVTALNSPRTTTEQGVSDDDEDDF; this is encoded by the coding sequence ATGGTAGAGGCTCTCTTACTGGGTCTGGTGGCGTTTATCGCGCAATCGGAATATGCCTTAGGGACGTCGCTGATTTCCCGGCCTATCGTCACCGGGCTGCTGACCGGACTGGTGCTGGGGGATGTACAGACCGGCGTCATTATGGGCGCGACGCTGGAGCTGGCGTTTATCGGTTCTTTCTCCGTTGGTGCCTCGATCCCGCCCGACGTGGTGACGGGCGGTATTCTCGGCGTGGCGTTCGCCATCACCTCCGGTGCGGGCACGGAAACGGCGCTGTTGCTCGGCCTGCCTATCGCCACCCTGACCCTGATCCTGAAAAACGTTTATCTGGGGATGTTTATCCCGATGCTCAGCCAGAAGGCGGACGGGTATGCGGAACGGGCGGATACGCGGGGCATTGAGCGGATGCATCTGATTGCCGGCTTCGGGCTGTCGCTGATGCTGGCCACGGTGGTGACCGTTTCATTCCTGGTGGGCAGCAACGCGGTGAAATCCCTGCTCGATACCATCCCGGAATTTATCAAACACGGGCTCAGCGTCGCCACCGGCATGATCCCGGCGCTCGGCTTCGCGATGCTTGCCAGGTTGCTGATTAACAAGAAAGTTGCGCCGTACTTTTTCCTCGGCTTTGTGCTAATGGCTTATTTGAAAATCCCGGTGACCGGCATCGCCATTCTCGGCGCCATCGTGGCGGTGGTCATGGTTAACGTCACCGCGTTGAATTCACCTCGTACGACGACAGAACAAGGAGTCAGCGATGACGACGAAGACGATTTCTGA
- a CDS encoding PTS system mannose/fructose/sorbose family transporter subunit IID: protein MTTKTISEETLQPQEQEETRITPRDLRRVFWRSFQMEFSWNYERQMNLAFVYALIPVLKKLYPRKEELARALKRHLVFFNTTPHIVTLLLGITTAMEEKNSQQKNMDAIAIDNVKASLMGPLAGLGDSFFWGTLRLIATGIGTSLALKGNILGPILFLLVFNVPHILVRWCFTRWGYVLGTGVLQRIQKSGMMESLTYGASIIGLMVVGAMTASMIDITIPLSFGAGEAKTQVQDIINDILPCMLPLVSFGIVYWLLGRKVKPLSIIGGMALVGILGSWIGLF from the coding sequence ATGACGACGAAGACGATTTCTGAAGAGACCCTGCAACCGCAGGAGCAGGAAGAAACGCGGATTACGCCACGAGATTTACGCCGGGTGTTCTGGCGCTCCTTCCAGATGGAGTTCTCGTGGAACTATGAGCGGCAGATGAATCTCGCCTTTGTTTACGCGCTGATTCCGGTGCTGAAAAAGCTCTATCCGCGCAAAGAGGAGCTAGCCAGGGCGCTGAAACGTCATCTGGTGTTTTTCAATACCACGCCGCATATCGTCACCCTGCTGCTGGGGATCACCACGGCGATGGAGGAGAAAAACAGCCAGCAGAAAAACATGGATGCCATTGCGATTGATAACGTCAAAGCCTCGCTGATGGGGCCGCTGGCCGGGCTGGGGGACTCTTTCTTCTGGGGGACGCTGCGCCTGATCGCCACCGGGATCGGCACCAGCCTGGCGCTGAAGGGCAACATCCTCGGGCCGATCCTGTTTCTGCTGGTGTTTAACGTGCCGCACATTCTGGTGCGCTGGTGCTTTACCCGCTGGGGCTACGTGCTGGGAACCGGGGTCCTGCAGCGGATCCAGAAGAGCGGAATGATGGAGAGCCTGACCTACGGAGCGTCGATTATCGGCCTGATGGTGGTCGGGGCGATGACCGCCTCAATGATCGATATCACCATCCCTCTCTCCTTTGGTGCCGGAGAAGCCAAAACTCAGGTGCAGGACATTATCAATGACATTCTGCCCTGCATGCTGCCGCTGGTGAGTTTTGGCATCGTCTACTGGCTGCTGGGACGGAAAGTTAAACCGCTCTCAATTATTGGCGGCATGGCGCTGGTAGGCATTCTGGGTTCGTGGATCGGATTGTTTTAA
- a CDS encoding PTS sugar transporter subunit IIB — translation MITLLRVDHRLLHGQVAFSWTQYVGADCILIANDSVPEDELRKTTIKLAKPPSVKLVIKNINDAIEAIKSGVTDKYNLFIVVESVNDAWRIACAIGEIKSINLGGIKAKEGSKNISKAINLLPTEIEQLQQLVGKGVEVEIRQVPNDRKQLFTECV, via the coding sequence ATGATTACGTTATTAAGGGTAGACCATCGATTACTTCACGGCCAGGTGGCCTTTTCCTGGACCCAATATGTCGGCGCCGATTGCATTTTGATCGCCAACGACAGTGTCCCTGAAGATGAACTGCGGAAAACCACCATTAAGCTTGCCAAACCGCCCTCGGTAAAACTGGTGATTAAAAATATCAATGATGCTATTGAGGCGATAAAAAGTGGGGTGACCGATAAATATAATTTATTTATTGTCGTGGAATCGGTCAATGACGCCTGGCGTATTGCCTGCGCTATCGGGGAAATAAAAAGCATAAATCTCGGCGGAATTAAGGCTAAAGAGGGCAGTAAAAATATCTCTAAGGCGATTAATTTACTGCCGACAGAAATAGAGCAGCTACAACAACTGGTGGGGAAGGGCGTCGAGGTGGAGATTCGCCAGGTCCCGAACGATCGCAAACAGCTTTTTACGGAATGCGTGTAA
- a CDS encoding SIS domain-containing protein, with the protein MRPTMMTYISEEPACLAQILRGYRQKLAAIETFARQHPVRRILLLATGSSLNAALCARYFFEQRFGVLVDIKEPYNFTHYEAIDPHTDLVVAISQSGKSASTLEAMRKVQASGLPVFALTSDPQSPIARACDGVLDINTGIESVGFVTRGFSATVLNLLLIALIIARQQGKVSEVEEQHYLAEFQRLLAAIPDVIARTSRFIDRYSETLRSGERFVATGYGALVGVAKEFETKFTETVRVPSSGFELEAYMHGPYLEANARHVMLFIEDAPDARTRALRDYMAPSIARAFTLTLSDDEDAQTLALNCPCEHHLAPLLLIVPVQMLAWHTAGLKGIDLAKRIFDDFDHVLKSKI; encoded by the coding sequence ATGCGACCAACAATGATGACCTATATCAGTGAAGAGCCGGCCTGCCTGGCGCAGATCCTGCGTGGCTACCGGCAAAAGCTGGCGGCGATTGAGACCTTTGCCCGCCAGCACCCGGTACGCCGAATTTTGCTGCTGGCGACCGGATCGTCGCTGAATGCCGCGCTGTGCGCGCGCTATTTCTTTGAACAACGCTTCGGCGTGCTGGTTGACATTAAAGAGCCGTACAACTTTACCCATTACGAAGCGATCGACCCGCATACCGATCTGGTGGTGGCGATTTCACAGAGCGGGAAAAGCGCGTCAACGCTGGAGGCGATGCGTAAGGTACAGGCCTCAGGACTGCCGGTGTTTGCCCTGACCTCCGACCCGCAAAGCCCGATAGCCCGCGCTTGCGATGGCGTTCTGGATATCAATACCGGGATCGAGAGCGTAGGGTTTGTGACCCGCGGTTTTAGCGCGACGGTGCTGAATCTGTTGCTGATAGCGCTGATCATTGCTCGTCAGCAGGGGAAAGTCAGCGAGGTGGAGGAGCAGCACTATCTCGCTGAATTCCAGCGGCTGCTTGCGGCGATCCCGGATGTTATCGCCCGCACCTCGCGCTTTATCGACCGGTATAGCGAAACGCTGCGGAGCGGGGAGCGCTTTGTCGCCACCGGCTACGGTGCGCTGGTTGGCGTGGCGAAGGAATTTGAAACCAAATTTACTGAAACGGTGCGCGTGCCTTCCAGCGGCTTTGAGCTGGAAGCCTATATGCACGGTCCCTATCTGGAAGCCAACGCCCGCCATGTGATGCTGTTTATTGAAGATGCGCCGGATGCGCGAACCCGGGCGCTGCGGGACTATATGGCGCCGTCCATTGCCCGGGCTTTTACGCTAACGCTGAGCGATGACGAGGATGCGCAGACGCTGGCGCTAAACTGTCCGTGCGAGCATCACCTGGCGCCGCTGTTGCTGATTGTTCCCGTCCAGATGCTGGCCTGGCATACCGCCGGACTGAAAGGCATCGATCTGGCTAAACGTATTTTTGACGATTTTGACCACGTATTAAAAAGTAAAATCTGA
- a CDS encoding PTS sugar transporter subunit IIA → MKRHYIFASHGTFANGLLNSVELILGKQPDIHTLCAYVEEESDLTQQVEALLARFPAQDELIVITDIFAGSVNNEFVRFLSRPHFHLLSGLNLPLIIDLLISAAEENTEKLITEALTSAKESIQYCNQTIASAMTMDKDF, encoded by the coding sequence ATGAAACGACACTATATTTTTGCCAGCCATGGCACCTTTGCTAACGGTTTGCTGAACTCCGTGGAGCTAATCCTCGGTAAACAGCCGGATATTCATACCCTGTGCGCCTATGTAGAAGAGGAGTCCGATCTCACGCAGCAGGTGGAGGCGCTACTGGCGCGTTTCCCGGCGCAGGATGAGCTGATAGTGATTACGGATATTTTTGCCGGTAGCGTGAATAACGAGTTTGTGCGTTTTTTATCACGCCCACACTTCCATTTATTATCCGGTTTAAATCTGCCGTTAATTATTGACTTGCTGATTTCCGCAGCGGAAGAGAATACTGAAAAATTAATTACCGAAGCATTAACTAGCGCCAAAGAGAGCATTCAGTACTGCAATCAAACGATTGCCAGTGCGATGACTATGGATAAAGACTTCTGA